The following proteins are co-located in the Pelecanus crispus isolate bPelCri1 chromosome 5, bPelCri1.pri, whole genome shotgun sequence genome:
- the RAB17 gene encoding ras-related protein Rab-17 produces MAQRAMPGTSLEGIRPTYIYKVVLLGSTSVGKSSLAYRYVKNDFKESLPTVGCSFFTQMLNLEVATVKFEIWDTAGQEKYHSVCHLYYRGAHAALLVYDITNKETLNKAKLWLRDLEKEFLPDEIVIALVGNKTDLAAEREVATEEGEEFARTKDLLFMETSAKSNHQVHDIFMAIAQELVQREQEKASAASLHGRSTVDLGESRARTGCCQL; encoded by the exons ATGGCACAGAGAGCAATGCCAGGCACCTCCCTGGAGGGGATTCGTCCCACCTACATCTACAAGGTGGTTCTGCTGGGAAGCACATCAGTGGGAAAGTCAAGCCTGGCCTACCGATACGTGAAAAATGACTTCAAGGAGTCACTGCCAACCGTGGGAT GCTCCTTCTTCACACAGATGCTCAACCTGGAGGTAGCCACTGTCAAGTTTGAGATCTGGGACACAGCAGGCCAGGAGAAGTACCACAGCGTCTGCCACCTCTACTACCGGGGCGCCCACGCTGCTCTCCTCGTTTACGACATCACTAACAAG GAAACACTgaacaaagcaaagctgtgGCTGAGGGACCTGGAGAAGGAATTCCTTCCCGATGAAATCGTCATTGCTTTGGTGGGTAACAAGACGGACCTTGCTGCTGAGCGAGAAGTTGCCACCGAG GAGGGGGAAGAGTTTGCAAGGACCAAAGACCTCCTGTTCATGGAGACATCTGCAAAATCCAACCACCAAGTACACGATATCTTTATGGCCATAG CCCAAGAGCTTGTGCAGCGGGAACAAGAGAAGGCATCTGCTGCATCCTTGCATGGG